The Candidatus Arthromitus sp. SFB-mouse-Japan genome includes a region encoding these proteins:
- a CDS encoding alkaline phosphatase family protein gives MKQYILVIFINSLMSRDYDIIKEFDNFNYIISKGSVVRKVKNHYPNFKNPVNTTILTGEPPEKHGIYFNNYNVKVRKYRDKEYEDIQSPNILDLFKSNGNNVSVISWPNVGYSSFKYNFSDINSVNIKDLFRGIVKGSSFYMLRNIFKYLNVLRIGIQPEADNFSSILAMEILESKKSNILFMNFNHLDYVRQRYGINYGQTSFDALRDIDRKIGDLLAWCDNKNILGNLTLSLVSGGSPCECKYIININYMFIKSGLLSVTKSGRIDNYIAYAHCEGGSAFVYLKNPNNINDYGKVKVFLDDITKKYSNYIKCVHEVSEYERFNLDEFSFRIEGRVFCIFSGELDKKEFIDNMTVFSYINEKINKSFYGYSNDYENSQGMFINYGYKIRQGIELSECNLVDIAPTIASFMGLDFRSSGRIIRDILEER, from the coding sequence ATGAAACAATATATTTTGGTTATTTTTATTAATTCTTTAATGAGTAGAGACTATGATATTATAAAGGAATTCGATAACTTTAATTATATTATTTCAAAAGGTTCAGTTGTTAGAAAGGTTAAAAATCATTATCCTAATTTTAAAAATCCAGTTAATACAACCATTCTTACTGGAGAGCCTCCCGAAAAACATGGAATTTATTTTAATAATTATAATGTTAAAGTTAGGAAATATAGAGATAAAGAATATGAGGATATTCAATCTCCTAATATATTAGATTTATTTAAGAGTAATGGAAACAATGTTAGTGTTATTTCTTGGCCTAATGTAGGTTATAGTAGTTTTAAGTACAATTTTTCAGATATTAATAGTGTAAATATAAAGGATTTATTTAGGGGAATTGTAAAAGGTTCTTCTTTTTATATGCTTAGAAATATATTTAAATATTTAAATGTATTGAGAATTGGAATACAGCCAGAAGCAGATAATTTTTCATCTATTTTAGCTATGGAAATTTTAGAAAGTAAAAAATCTAATATTTTGTTTATGAATTTTAATCATTTAGATTATGTAAGACAGAGATATGGAATTAATTATGGACAAACTTCATTTGATGCATTAAGAGATATTGATAGAAAAATAGGGGATTTGCTTGCATGGTGTGATAATAAAAATATATTGGGTAATTTGACATTATCACTAGTATCAGGAGGAAGTCCATGTGAATGTAAATATATAATAAATATTAATTATATGTTTATCAAGAGTGGATTATTGAGTGTTACTAAAAGTGGAAGAATTGACAATTACATAGCTTATGCTCATTGTGAAGGTGGTAGTGCATTTGTATATTTAAAAAATCCAAATAACATTAATGATTATGGAAAGGTTAAGGTGTTTTTGGATGATATAACTAAGAAGTATAGTAATTATATTAAATGTGTTCATGAAGTATCAGAGTATGAAAGATTTAATTTAGATGAATTTTCTTTTAGAATAGAAGGACGTGTTTTTTGTATTTTTAGTGGAGAATTAGATAAAAAGGAATTTATAGATAATATGACAGTGTTTTCTTATATTAATGAAAAGATTAATAAATCATTTTATGGATATTCTAATGATTATGAGAATTCACAAGGGATGTTTATTAATTATGGTTATAAAATTAGACAAGGTATTGAGTTAAGTGAGTGTAATCTCGTAGATATTGCACCAACTATAGCATCTTTTATGGGACTTGATTTTAGGAGTAGTGGTAGAATTATTAGAGATATTTTGGAGGAACGTTGA
- a CDS encoding transporter substrate-binding domain-containing protein codes for MNLNKILNRLLLILILPIFLISCNSNENKLESIKEKGEITLGTSADYPPYEFPFIDKNGNEQIVGFDIEIAKEIAKDLGVELVIKNLDFSGLLDALNSNNVDFILSGISPTEERRQSIDFSEIYYTAQHVILTLNNNIKSINDLNNLTVGVQLGSIQDRLAHEYLKNSEIKTLLRIPELVLELLSKKVDAILMEMPVALQYQKKNPELTVINDKILNNEVAGSAVGIKKGQEDLLAEINKTISRLIKEGKINEFFNESIKISEKLNK; via the coding sequence ATGAATTTAAACAAAATATTAAATAGGTTGCTTTTAATCCTTATACTACCCATATTTTTGATATCATGCAATTCAAATGAAAATAAATTAGAATCAATAAAAGAAAAAGGGGAAATAACTCTGGGAACTTCTGCGGATTATCCACCATATGAATTCCCTTTTATAGATAAAAATGGAAATGAACAAATAGTTGGATTTGATATAGAAATTGCAAAAGAAATTGCAAAAGATTTAGGAGTAGAACTTGTAATTAAAAATTTAGACTTTTCTGGACTACTGGATGCATTAAACTCAAACAATGTAGACTTTATATTATCTGGAATATCTCCAACAGAAGAAAGAAGGCAAAGTATAGATTTCTCAGAAATATACTATACAGCTCAACACGTTATACTTACTTTAAATAATAATATTAAATCTATAAATGATTTAAATAATTTAACTGTGGGTGTACAACTCGGAAGTATTCAAGATAGACTTGCTCATGAATATTTAAAAAATTCTGAAATAAAAACACTCCTAAGAATACCTGAATTAGTTCTTGAGTTATTATCTAAAAAAGTTGATGCAATACTAATGGAAATGCCAGTTGCACTTCAATATCAAAAGAAAAATCCTGAATTAACAGTAATAAATGACAAAATTTTAAATAATGAAGTTGCAGGATCTGCTGTTGGTATTAAAAAAGGACAAGAAGATTTACTCGCTGAAATTAACAAAACAATTTCAAGATTAATTAAAGAAGGCAAAATCAATGAATTCTTCAATGAATCAATTAAAATCTCAGAAAAACTTAATAAATAA
- a CDS encoding CPBP family intramembrane glutamic endopeptidase → MINYNLDRNSMDFNSTNIPINESNFKPKFYVIFIIVLSIYYFFSPILSQIIINIFRNNFNFDELNLLSELFYRLFLPNFSILLILFLYILLIEERKLGFLFIGIKKNFALSNIKGLILSIIFLFLLVFVFIIKDQVIFFKFNSEFSFTTVFQLLLVFIFIYIEIFFLEILYRGWLINILNSRYNIYLSLVLASLLFTLIYFIEYQRLGIYLLYVFIFNIFLSFMFLIYKNIFVVTSFHAFYKFLKQYVLSIEDMEIKLNSIFYTGIDINNAIYNIENSKYSLIIIISLTIVAFMIYNSKNKNN, encoded by the coding sequence ATGATAAATTATAATTTGGATCGTAATAGCATGGATTTTAATTCAACTAATATTCCAATTAATGAAAGTAATTTTAAACCTAAGTTTTATGTTATTTTTATTATAGTACTATCTATATATTATTTCTTTTCTCCAATACTTTCACAAATTATTATTAATATTTTTAGAAATAACTTTAATTTTGATGAATTGAATTTGTTATCTGAATTATTTTATAGATTATTTCTACCTAATTTTTCCATATTATTGATATTATTTCTTTACATATTGTTAATTGAAGAAAGGAAATTGGGTTTTTTATTTATAGGGATAAAAAAGAACTTTGCACTATCTAACATTAAAGGCCTGATATTATCAATAATTTTTTTGTTTTTATTGGTATTTGTATTTATTATTAAAGATCAAGTTATATTTTTTAAATTTAATAGTGAATTTAGTTTTACAACTGTTTTTCAGCTTTTATTGGTTTTTATATTTATTTATATAGAAATATTTTTTTTAGAAATATTGTATAGAGGATGGCTAATTAATATACTTAATTCAAGATATAATATTTATTTATCTTTGGTACTTGCTTCTCTACTTTTTACTCTTATATATTTTATAGAGTATCAAAGATTGGGAATATACTTATTATATGTGTTTATTTTTAATATATTTTTATCATTTATGTTTTTGATTTATAAAAATATATTTGTAGTTACCTCATTTCATGCATTTTATAAATTTTTAAAGCAGTATGTTTTATCTATAGAGGATATGGAAATAAAATTAAATTCTATTTTTTATACGGGTATAGATATTAATAATGCTATTTATAATATTGAAAATAGTAAATATTCTTTAATTATAATTATTAGTTTAACTATTGTTGCATTTATGATTTATAACTCTAAAAATAAAAATAATTAA
- a CDS encoding amino acid ABC transporter permease: MNFSFLIKYYPFFLDGIKLTLLLALITIIFGSILGLVICILKISKYKILRAIASIYIEIIRGTPLIVQLIIIHYGLKINMTELTSASIALSLNSAAYIAEIMRAGIISINKGQMEAAKSLGMNHFNAMKLIIIPQAIKNILPALANEFVVLIKESAIVSYIGLADLMYKANQIRSLTYLTLEPLLVAALIYLIITFTLSKFIHYFERKLNKDND, translated from the coding sequence TTGAATTTCAGTTTTTTAATAAAATATTATCCATTCTTTCTAGATGGTATAAAATTAACTCTACTTTTAGCTTTAATTACAATAATATTTGGAAGCATACTTGGACTTGTAATATGCATACTAAAGATTTCAAAATACAAAATATTAAGAGCAATAGCATCTATATATATTGAGATTATACGCGGTACTCCATTAATCGTACAATTAATTATTATACATTATGGTCTTAAAATAAATATGACAGAACTTACATCAGCATCTATTGCATTATCTTTAAATAGTGCAGCATATATAGCTGAAATAATGAGAGCTGGTATAATATCTATAAATAAAGGCCAAATGGAGGCTGCAAAAAGTCTTGGAATGAATCATTTCAACGCAATGAAACTAATTATAATTCCTCAAGCTATTAAAAATATACTCCCAGCACTTGCAAACGAATTTGTAGTACTTATAAAGGAATCAGCTATTGTTTCTTATATAGGACTAGCAGATTTAATGTATAAAGCAAACCAAATAAGGAGCTTAACGTATTTAACCTTAGAACCTCTACTAGTTGCTGCTCTAATATATTTAATAATAACATTTACTTTATCAAAATTTATACATTATTTTGAAAGGAAATTAAATAAAGATAATGATTAA
- a CDS encoding phosphatase PAP2 family protein, with product MELIQFLQSFSSDILNIIMLIITSFGSAYFPICIICIIYWCYNKDVGFKLAIIMACSGVLNSIVKNLVQSPRPIGVDGIKSIGEFSAKGYSFPSGHTQNITVFSTSLAIFMRSKMVLFISIIFIFLVGLSRLYLGLHWPIDILGGIILAIIVSIVLNEVLIKLDSFKTNIFIGSLILIFFLGILLVGNNFMGEDYYKTMGIFVGVFLGHLFEYRYVNFSPEASNVDNIMKIILGISTTALLYIVLSYIFKIFSMPLFYMVKYLILGFWMFGVVPLIFKLSNLYYKEAYEITNIKYRK from the coding sequence TTGGAATTAATACAGTTTTTACAGAGTTTTTCCTCTGATATATTAAATATTATTATGTTAATTATAACATCATTTGGAAGCGCTTATTTTCCAATATGCATAATATGTATTATTTACTGGTGTTATAATAAAGATGTAGGCTTTAAACTTGCTATTATTATGGCTTGTTCAGGGGTTTTAAATAGTATTGTTAAAAATTTAGTTCAGTCGCCTCGTCCTATTGGAGTAGATGGTATAAAGTCTATTGGAGAATTTTCTGCTAAAGGATATTCATTTCCGAGCGGACACACTCAGAATATAACGGTTTTTAGTACAAGTTTAGCTATATTCATGAGAAGTAAAATGGTACTTTTTATAAGTATTATTTTTATATTTTTGGTTGGGTTATCAAGGCTATATTTAGGATTACATTGGCCTATCGATATTTTAGGCGGGATTATATTAGCTATTATAGTTTCTATAGTTTTAAACGAGGTATTAATAAAGCTTGATAGTTTTAAAACTAATATATTTATAGGAAGTTTAATCTTAATATTTTTTCTGGGAATACTTCTCGTAGGAAATAATTTTATGGGAGAAGATTATTATAAGACTATGGGCATATTTGTTGGAGTTTTTTTGGGACATTTATTTGAATATAGATATGTTAATTTTTCTCCTGAGGCAAGTAATGTAGATAATATAATGAAAATTATATTAGGTATATCTACAACAGCATTATTATATATAGTTCTTAGTTACATATTTAAAATATTTTCTATGCCTTTATTTTATATGGTTAAGTATCTTATATTAGGTTTTTGGATGTTTGGTGTTGTTCCTCTTATTTTTAAATTAAGTAATCTTTATTATAAGGAAGCGTATGAAATAACTAATATTAAATATAGGAAGTAA
- a CDS encoding amino acid ABC transporter ATP-binding protein encodes MIKIKNLNKYFGKHHVLKNISCNIKKGDVISIIGPSGSGKSTLLRCMNLLEIPTNGEIIFEDTNIQKTNINKIRENMGMVFQHFNLFPHMTVLENITLGPIKVKNVPKEEAKELALYLLKKVGLVNKKDSYPSKLSGGQKQRIAIARSLANKPHVLLFDEPTSALDPEMVKEVLHVIHELANEGMTMIIVTHEMNFAKKVSNKIIFMDNGEIIEENSPYEFFNNTKSARAKEFLSKVL; translated from the coding sequence ATGATTAAAATTAAAAATTTAAATAAATATTTCGGTAAACATCATGTACTTAAAAACATTTCATGTAACATAAAAAAAGGCGATGTAATATCTATTATTGGTCCAAGTGGATCTGGAAAAAGTACTCTACTTAGATGCATGAATTTATTAGAAATACCTACTAATGGTGAAATTATTTTCGAAGATACAAATATACAAAAAACCAATATAAATAAAATAAGAGAAAATATGGGAATGGTATTTCAACATTTTAATCTATTTCCTCATATGACTGTACTTGAAAATATAACTTTAGGACCTATAAAAGTCAAAAATGTACCTAAAGAAGAAGCTAAGGAGTTAGCATTATATTTACTTAAAAAAGTAGGATTAGTCAATAAAAAAGATAGCTATCCATCAAAATTATCTGGTGGACAAAAACAAAGAATTGCAATAGCAAGATCTCTTGCAAACAAACCACATGTACTACTATTTGACGAACCAACCTCTGCATTAGATCCAGAAATGGTTAAAGAGGTTCTTCACGTTATACACGAACTTGCCAATGAAGGAATGACTATGATTATAGTTACTCATGAAATGAACTTTGCAAAAAAAGTATCAAATAAAATAATTTTTATGGATAATGGGGAAATAATTGAAGAAAATTCTCCGTACGAATTCTTTAACAATACCAAAAGTGCTCGTGCTAAAGAGTTCTTAAGTAAAGTATTATAA
- the cls gene encoding cardiolipin synthase, which yields MQYLNLIMISFFIINLSIVFFVLINEKRSPEKTLLWILILVFFGPIGFIFYSFLGKDIRRPYLKNNLLSNLNLFNYTLNNNSTDFIPKNSDYDEIIQTIDLVSKINISPLIKHSKIEIFSHGIQKFESLKKELINAKHHIHMEYFIVRDDHIGNEIKDILIKKSKEGVKIRFILDKIGCHKLPKKYINELKCNGIDVLFYSYMSTPFLKLINTHINYRNHRKIVIIDGNTSFTGGINIGDEYLGRSSIGNWRDTHLMIKGECSLAIQDVFIDDYTNLKKLKNKNYSKEDIINDISNYFPKPKKDNILLTQIIKSGPNLSKDSMILPIIKLISIAKKTIRICTPYFIPSTGFLDILKISILSGVEISIIFPGKPDHKLVYYASRTYLRELSNIGCKIYFYDVNSFIHSKFIIIDDYIVTVGSTNIDIRSFELNYELNLIIYDHNICNKFIDIFKKDIENSTLANIESFKNISIYQRLYENIARLFSSLL from the coding sequence ATGCAATACTTAAATTTAATTATGATTTCTTTCTTTATAATAAATTTATCAATAGTATTTTTTGTACTAATAAACGAAAAACGCTCTCCCGAAAAAACACTACTATGGATTTTAATATTGGTCTTTTTTGGGCCCATAGGTTTCATATTCTATTCATTTCTTGGAAAAGACATACGAAGACCTTATTTAAAAAATAATTTATTGTCTAATCTTAATTTATTTAACTACACACTAAATAATAATTCAACTGATTTCATACCAAAAAATAGTGATTATGATGAAATTATACAAACAATAGATTTAGTTTCTAAAATTAATATATCTCCCTTAATTAAACATTCAAAAATAGAAATATTTTCACATGGCATACAAAAATTTGAATCATTAAAAAAAGAATTAATTAATGCAAAACATCACATACATATGGAATACTTCATAGTAAGAGATGATCATATCGGAAATGAAATAAAAGATATACTCATTAAAAAATCTAAAGAGGGCGTAAAAATAAGATTTATATTGGATAAAATAGGGTGTCATAAGCTACCTAAAAAATATATAAATGAACTCAAATGTAATGGAATTGATGTATTATTTTACTCATACATGTCAACACCATTTTTAAAACTTATAAACACCCATATAAATTATAGAAATCATAGAAAAATAGTTATAATAGATGGAAATACTAGTTTTACTGGTGGAATTAATATTGGTGATGAATATCTCGGCAGATCATCTATTGGAAATTGGAGAGATACACATTTAATGATAAAAGGAGAATGTTCCCTTGCTATACAGGATGTTTTCATAGATGATTATACAAATTTAAAAAAACTAAAAAATAAAAATTATTCGAAAGAAGATATAATAAATGATATATCAAATTATTTCCCAAAACCTAAAAAAGACAATATATTATTAACTCAAATAATAAAAAGTGGTCCTAATTTATCAAAAGATAGTATGATACTTCCTATAATAAAACTCATAAGTATAGCTAAAAAAACTATACGAATTTGCACCCCATATTTTATCCCATCAACTGGATTTCTTGATATATTAAAAATTTCCATATTATCAGGTGTAGAAATAAGCATAATATTCCCCGGAAAACCTGATCATAAGCTAGTCTATTATGCATCAAGAACATACTTAAGAGAACTTTCAAATATTGGATGTAAAATATATTTTTATGATGTAAATTCATTTATACACTCTAAATTTATAATAATTGATGATTATATTGTAACTGTTGGAAGTACCAACATTGATATAAGAAGCTTCGAACTCAATTATGAATTAAATTTAATAATATACGATCATAATATTTGTAATAAATTTATAGATATATTTAAAAAAGATATTGAAAATAGTACTCTTGCAAACATAGAATCATTTAAAAATATATCAATATACCAACGATTATACGAAAATATAGCAAGATTATTTTCATCATTGCTTTAA
- a CDS encoding ABC transporter permease, with protein sequence MIIDDINLSIKIILRNKFRTFIAIIGIVTGVSLLIVTFSLLKIGEMKILSNIDKIGKNIIKINMINSENSDKYLKYYFNFEDIKSLKNSSLSINSISPEAYFKGTISNEFDNLTSYVIGGTEDYKDFMMMEMLNGRFFSRYECANKENVVIIDNVMSNNLFGTEDSINREVYIGNSKKLCKYKVIGVIKHPSNIWEMNDSVVSFSIIPISTYVKDFNKDPFFDYLYISLNNKKDMNIIGDSIINFLKIKNNITKDIYKVENFLRSEDKINEINNLIIKIIRIIGYIFIVISGINITNVMLFSVNNRVNEIGLRKISGANKYDIFIQFITESSILSLVGGIIGVFLGSMVTFFLGRIINENLNINFINLFRFLIISLITGVIFGLFPAIKACNINLADIFNNE encoded by the coding sequence TTGATTATTGATGATATAAATTTATCCATCAAGATAATTTTGAGAAATAAATTTAGAACATTTATAGCGATAATTGGAATAGTCACAGGGGTTAGCTTACTTATAGTTACATTTTCATTATTAAAAATTGGAGAGATGAAGATTTTATCTAATATAGATAAAATAGGAAAAAATATTATAAAGATAAATATGATAAATTCTGAAAATTCTGATAAATATTTAAAATATTATTTTAATTTTGAAGATATAAAATCTCTAAAGAATTCAAGTTTATCAATAAATTCAATTTCCCCAGAAGCTTATTTTAAGGGTACTATAAGTAATGAATTTGATAACTTAACATCTTATGTTATAGGTGGTACTGAGGATTATAAGGATTTTATGATGATGGAGATGCTCAATGGTAGATTTTTTTCGAGGTATGAGTGCGCAAATAAAGAAAATGTAGTAATAATTGATAATGTTATGAGCAATAATTTATTTGGAACAGAGGATTCTATAAATAGAGAAGTTTACATAGGGAATTCTAAAAAATTATGTAAATATAAAGTGATAGGAGTTATAAAGCATCCATCCAATATATGGGAAATGAATGATAGTGTAGTATCGTTTTCCATAATACCTATTTCTACATATGTAAAGGATTTTAATAAGGATCCATTCTTTGATTATTTGTATATCTCTTTAAATAATAAGAAGGATATGAATATAATTGGTGACTCAATAATTAATTTTTTAAAGATTAAGAATAATATTACAAAGGATATATATAAGGTGGAAAATTTTTTAAGATCTGAAGATAAAATAAATGAAATAAATAATTTGATTATTAAAATAATAAGGATAATTGGATATATATTCATAGTTATAAGTGGAATTAATATAACAAATGTTATGCTTTTTAGTGTTAATAATAGAGTTAATGAAATAGGATTGAGAAAAATAAGTGGAGCAAATAAGTATGATATATTTATTCAATTTATAACTGAATCTTCTATATTATCTTTAGTAGGGGGTATAATTGGGGTATTTTTAGGTAGTATGGTTACATTTTTTTTAGGTAGGATAATAAATGAAAATTTAAATATTAATTTTATAAATTTATTTAGATTTTTAATAATTTCCTTAATTACTGGAGTTATATTTGGGCTATTTCCAGCGATTAAAGCCTGTAATATTAATTTAGCAGATATTTTTAATAATGAATAA